One genomic region from Dehalobacter sp. encodes:
- a CDS encoding glycogen debranching enzyme N-terminal domain-containing protein: MSGGRLGADFLSTYEEGIKREWIIGNGLGGYASSTVIGADTRTYHGLLVAAPENSPGRLLLLSSLDEEISIDEEMYKLAVHKFPDKTF; encoded by the coding sequence ATGAGCGGGGGCAGGCTTGGAGCAGATTTTCTTTCAACGTATGAGGAAGGAATAAAAAGAGAATGGATTATAGGAAACGGGCTTGGAGGATATGCTTCCTCTACAGTAATAGGAGCAGACACAAGGACTTACCACGGGCTGCTTGTAGCTGCTCCAGAGAATTCTCCTGGAAGGCTTTTGTTGCTTTCTTCCCTTGATGAGGAAATCTCTATTGATGAAGAAATGTATAAACTCGCGGTCCATAAATTTCCTGACAAAACTTTTC